Part of the Cyprinus carpio isolate SPL01 chromosome A1, ASM1834038v1, whole genome shotgun sequence genome is shown below.
agcctgcttgaatgcagacgGGGGAAGGTACCTGtgggagagatgtgttgatgatgtgtgtgagtgatgcTAAGAGTGTAGGAGAGGCTGCTTGGAGAAGGTGAGGGGATGGAAGTAGAAGAGTGGAGTTTaagcagtgggtgtggttggttttaaggtcctgtgtgtgtgggggctgagaattgactactggGAGTGTTCTAGTTTTGTCTCTGAAGAATGTGgcgaaatcatcagctgttatagaagtggtgggagggggtggagggggacagaTGAGAGAATTTActgttttgaagagattatgtGTGTCTGGAGTGCTGTTGAACTTGTTGTGGCAATATAAGATTTGtcagtatggacttcagcagagaatgatgaaagcaaagactgataccaGACTAGGGTCTGATGGATGTTtttagtttttgccattttctctctgctgccttGAGTTTGCGTCTGATGCTCAACGAAGAAATcagataaccaggggttagaagaGGCAGCCCTAatgctggcctggaggagagaggacaaatatcATCTAGACAAAGAGGTTCtagcataaagtgtcagttgctgcattcacatctaaagatgagaaatgggtaggtgagggaCGAGGGGAGGATACTACAGAGGAAAGATGGGAGGGGAAAGGCAAGAATTAACCGGTATAGGGCTTGGTGGTAGACAGGTAgcaaaaaatgtagtttaaatgtaatgaagaaatggtcCGAGATATGCAGGGGTTCTACCAAaatgttgtctgcaatacaaTTGCGTGTGTAATTTCTCAAGCAGTGTTTGTCAGTTTTAACCCATATTGCAGCTCCTTTTAATTGAGCATtaggttttttttagtttgacaCAACCAGTCACTTGATAATCAAAACATTACCTTCTTACAGATGTATGCAGAAGATGGgcttgatttaaatgtttaatttttcaaactaaattaaagtCAGTCTATTTATCACCCTTATTTTTCCCCTAACAGGCGTGGACATTTGTACATTGTTATGTTGCAAGGCTTCTGGTCTCAtctgcttccagctatttttagctatacaaaacagctcattttgctgcttgatattgccaACTTGTCtctcttaccatattattttaatgcattatttaattatgaacacaGTGGTTTGTAGTGCTTACAGTTTTACCATATACCGCACTTTGGTATTCTTCTCGCTATTGTCCCTACAGTGGCGTAATGAACAGGAAGTCtttcacagaaaatggcttactttagattaatcttaaaaataagatggatatggaggttttttttttattttttttggaatgcgAAATTgcgaacgaaaaaaaaaaaaaaaacgttcaccACAGAAATCACATTGTTTATTAAGACAACAAGAAGCATGAAATCAATCATCATTctgatttaatacaaaaatagaacagaaaaaacattgacagaaccaactttatatttagaatacatGCAATCTATCCTAAATAGATGATGACAACTCTCATGCTCTTATTTAAGTAACAGTTCGCTTCACACATTCAGTTTAACAACATAATGTTAATGATAAAGACTGTCCACAGCGACTCAGGATGCTGTTCAAAATCCTGCAGCACCACAGACCGCCAGAAAAATTTTCCATAAAAATCagattatatttgtcccaaattatttttaaatgtgtaggcctatataatgACTTAATCTTAGGCTGGACAATTGTAAATTAGTATCTTTAAGcatgtttgtctgtctgtatgcTTTATAATAGCCGTAGATCACACtttctctttccgtttgctctgtTTCAAACTCAACGCAACTTTGTTTATATCCTTAAGTGAACTTTTATacgaactgttttggactgctgtCTTGAACTGCTGTCTTGAACTGGGTGCAATGTGGCGCTGCGCGCTCTTGTCTGGAGTGTGACAAATTATGTTCCCTATTGAACGGAGCCGAGAGAACACTGAATCAGTAGAGCTGACTGCTATAATAAGGCTCAGAGTGCAAATTTCATCAgattttttctccttcagtgaaaAGATCATCTCTTTGCTGACTCTGCAATCAAGAAGCCATAATAGAGAAAGAAGCTCAGCCAACCTGTTTGCCGCCGTGGAAAGCATTCAGCCCCTATTCACACTTCAAGTGACATAGAATGACAAAGCAACATGATCCTATTCATTTCttcaaactgagaagagccagagccccggcccccatcatgtgcaacTTTCTACAGAGGcagcatcactgtgtggtatggcaacCTGCAACACATTCTGCCGGAAGATAGAAGAAGACCCTtgaacgcatagtgagagcagctgaggagatcgttggtgtctctccTCCCCTTCCTCCAGGAGATGTATGGAAACCCGTCTCACACCAGAAAACCCTCtacattgcaggtgatcccactcacccatcacacagcttcttcagtctgctgccatcagggaggagactgcggagtctccaggccaggaccaacttcattcatcaggctgtcaggaagcttaactccctcccgaccttgccccccccTACCCTCTtcttccccatgcaccactgaactctgaacctcagtcccgACCCCCGCCCccagctcccactaacacactgggacatgcaccagacactttgtataGCATTGGTCGGCTCTCTAactcattcagcagttaactgaaCTCATTCAACCActtcttctgtcagtttaaataaagaactgctctctgtgattttttacactttaatcagactgaataagctcttttgcactacaatcattatatctgcactgtttactttactggtttgcactctatctaccatgtgccttgtgctgctttacttatctttctttttttacatgacctatttgttatattttgtataggtgtactttatattttattatctgtatttaatggttctactgttagtgttatctgtttgcaccaagggtctgagagtaacgcaatttcaattctctgtatgtatgtactgtacatgtggaagaattgacaataaagcagacttgacttgacttgatttgactaACCTTTCAACAAAAGCTGTTGGATAAGGGTCACAACCCCATCCACACTCATAGTCTATGTGACAAACATTGCAGCGAATCATTCTCTCATGTCTGGCCAATCAGTCGACAGAAACAACCTAGTCATTAAGTTACTGAGAGGAGCTTGGAGATTGAACCCACCTCGTCCTCACACTGTGGCGACTTGGAACTTGTCTATAGTTCTCAGAGCCCTATGGGGCCCTATCTTTGAGTCGCTTCAGTCGGCAGACTTGTGGCCCATATCGTTCCCAGCTCCTCCTTCCCGAAGCTACTAACTTTGTTACACCCTTCTAGCACTCCCTGCTGCAGATGGAGAGTAGGGTCCCAATCCACTGTGTCCAGTTTGGGCTCTGAGAATACATGTAGAGCACTCTGGCCTCTTCAGAcactcagagcagctctttgtttGATTCGGAGGCTGCTCTAAAGGGCTGCCAGTCTCACTGGATAGTAGATGCTATAGCCTTGGCTTACACCTCAACAGGCTTGCAGTGCTCATCTAGGGATAATGGCCCACTCCATTCAAGAGATGGCCTCCTCCTGGTCATGGTCTAGCAGGATTTTCAATGGTGAGATTTGTGCGGGGCACCGGCTGGTCAACACCGTCTACCTTTACTAGATTTTATAAATTGAATGTCCCTGCCATGCAGGAATGGATTTTGTCTGCTTAATTCTGCCTTATCCCCTTTGCAAGTGGGAAAAGGCCATGTTATGTAGTCTTCAGCCTTGTGGCTCGGGTCTCACTACATGCTTAGGCTTACAGGATCCCTAAGTCAAGTGCTTACAGGCTGATCTTGCAGAGTGGCTTTGTTCTGCAACTGCTTATATCACGGCACTATTGGATGCAACCGGAGAAGCCATTTGATAGGGAACACTCCAGTTACTTGCATAAACTCAGTttcctgagataagggaacgagcatTGCATAAGTTGCCATGCTATAAGGCTGCATGCAAATTGATGACTGTAGCTTCAGTCgaaagattctgatgaaatggtgcTGAGCTGATTTATATAGCAGTCGGCTCCTCCCCTTCTGGTGAGCTGGagtgccattggtttgtgcagctacactcGGGGGGGCAAACATGACCAAATCAGGATTCAGtaagagtaaacaggagtttcccatAGCATAGGAGCAGAGGTAACACAAGTAACTGGAATGTTCTTACTCTGCCCATGTATTTAATGTGTGTCCTTGAAAGCACACAGTTTTTTTTGTAACGAATTTAGGctactttaacttcttaggtaatatcaatggtatgacaTACTTCAGATGCGtccaaaattgcaaaaacatatatttaattgctGATCACAATTATATCTAGGGACAATTTAGTAGTTGTtggatattggtagggacatgTTCACGGAGATTGAGATAGCAAAATGCAcatcctgttttgtttttattatttttacataagagctttgtaacattttgttattatggatgttcacaaatactCTTTACACTTTCAATCgatgtattacttttattaccAGAGCTTTCTGCTATACCAGGAAACAATGCAAACAATGCAATTGGACCATTTCTTgtcaatagctttttttttttgatcagctGTTCCTTtacatagtttatatatatacaaaagtaggctaataaaaaaaaaaaaattacattctaaccacaaacaaaaataagtgtGCAAGATTAATAAACATGTTAACTATTTGACACAAgcctcattttaaaatatattaaaattttacttaAACTGTAAAGTGTAAAGTCATGTTATTTCCCTTCACCATGCACACATGAAATAGTTTTCAGGAGGGTATTTGAATTTGCCAGCATTGACCAGAACATTATGTGGATTCTGTAAAAATCTGCTTTTCTCCCACCACCAAGAAAATcttgtgtctttttaaaaaagttgttttttgttcttcattAGTATTTACAACTGTAATATCAAAAGtcttgtaacattttttttaccatacCATTTACAGAAAGGAGGTGAAACTAGTTAACATCTTAAACCTTTATTCTGTATTTTACTGTAAGAATGACccaaaaatatgacatttgaaACTGGTGTAGATCTACAAGTGATCTGGAGTAATtcattaagatttatacatcctTAAAAATGTTTAAGGACTTACAGAAGGAGTCCTGACCTGGTCAAAACCCCAATTACTAAACTGTAAACTTTACTGTAAGAATGACATCACATGCATAATAATGGCACTTGAGCAGTATATGAACCTGATGCTGTAGTCCTCAGTGTTGTTTGCGTCCACAGCAAAGACATCTGAAGAAGTTCCTGTACTGCTGCCTGACCTGAACGAGAACGAGACGAGAGGAGCCGAGTGACTTCATGAGATCAATTTAACCTCTAAACTCATGAACCAGAATGagtttgtttataataaacaggTAAGAAACTACTGTACTGCCACTGTCACTGGAGGTTTATTGGTTTATTCATAGAGTAGAGATGGTTGGATTgtctgaaattatttttgaagaTACAGTAGATCAGGAAGATGAAGGTTCCCTGCTGGGAGTTCAAGATCAGGAAGAGGATCTCCAGCACCTTACTACCATTAGTGAAGAAACCCAGAATCCAGGAGCAACCAAGGACTACACAGTGAGCCAGTGTTTTAAACACCATgatcctgcagaaaaaaaaaaaaaaaaaagagaaagagagttaaTGTGTCTTCACTGACTCTGTTATTTTATGAAGCATTTAAATCATAATGTTTTGTTACTTGGTTGTTTCATCTGTGAAAACTTCAGCATTCAGTTTTTTGAGAGTTGAGTTCAGAGTGATGACAATCTTGATGAAGAGAATTGTGTTTAACTgcagaaaaataagaaattattatttatttattttgcattcaacAACCCATgtgaaaaattgtaatatttagaaCTTACTGCTAGTATGACACAAACAGGACCCAGAAAACTCCAGATAAAACCTTTATCCTGTTTAAGCCAGCAACTGCTTAaaggaaaacaaataataactgaattaagCAAATAATGCTATTTCATATGTTGACTGTTGAAATCAGATTTGCATTTAGCGTGCCTTTAATATAGCCCGTGTCAAAAAATGTGTTTCATCAGACAGCAGAAAACAGTTCTGAGCACTTtacttaaaaaccttaaaaacaacaactcacTCTTCGCTGCCGTAGCCTTCAGGAACCAGaccgacagacacacacaccacaaccagaGCAACCAGATATCCAATCACACACAGGAATCCACTGCTAAGCACCTCCCTCTTTTTGGAGCTTATCTGTGATAGGTTCTTCACACAGATGAAGAGCAGCACAGCTTCAATGAACATCCACACAAAgccggagagaaagaggaagtgtAGAAGTCCTGAGATCACGGCACACAACACCTGTATACCATGAGAGACAGTTATGATGATTCTCAGAGAGACTGTGCTGAGCTGTAGAGCTCCTTCATCATTCTCACCTGCAGAGGCCTTATGAGGCTCAGGAACCGCTGTGTGAGCAGAAACAGAAGGTGAGCCAACAGAAGACTGATGCAGATGTTGATTCGAGCCACATTATTCACTCCAGGACTCCACTGACAAAGGGCAAAGGTCAACAGGGCCAAACTGAAGAACACCAGCCCCACGATCACACACACCAAATTCAACAGCTCCATCAGTGAGTCGCTCTGAGAAAACATGTGAGAGAACATGAGTGCCAAATCTGTGCTGCTCTTCAGTGTTCACTAGAAATAGGggaaagttgtggcctaatggttagagagtctgactcgtCAACCaaaaaggttgcgggttcgagtctcgggccagaaggaattgtaggtggggggagtgaatgtacagcgctctctccaccctcaataccacgactcaggtgcccttgagcaaggcaccgaacccccactGCAcaccgggcgccgcagcaaaaatggctgcccactgctccaggtgtgtgtgtgcactttggatgggttaatgcagagcattatgtcacgtcacttttcactttcaaatgttCTGTACCTCTGACTCACGGCGGCTGGTTTGCATGATGATAGCGAATGTGGACAGATGATCACAGGAACACACAGTGTAGCTGCTGTTGGTCTTTAAAACAGAACAACCATCTACAATCCACTCGCTGATATTCCAGTACACACAGGACAGAGAACCGCTGGGATCAAACTCctgcaaaaagaagaaaatatcagAACAGTGAATATTAGATGTTTTCGGATGTTCATCAGTGCTctgattaaacaaaaacacatttcagtctcTCACTCTGATGTGTTTGAGGGTGAAGTTGACTGGTTTAGTTAGTTTAGTGTTGGTGGTTTTGGGAAGAGTAGCTGAGATCACAGTGGACATCATGGTTTTAATCATGTCATTGGATGCGTTGAAGAAGTCTGGCTTCAGTAGATTCTCCATCGTGTTGTAGCTCATGAAAGCCACAGCAGCTGATCCTGTGAGATAGAAACAGAAATGCAATActatgttaaaacaacaacaatgcagaaAATAAGTAAATGTGGTTTAGTGGTTATATTATGTtgtaattgtgttatttattatattattattattattttaatcacacTATAACATTTGACATACTTTCATTGTTGTTCTTGGCGATCCCAATGAGATCAATGTCCACAGAAGAATTTGTCGTGTCGAGTCGAGGGATGTTCTCTAAGGTGACCTGAGGTCCAACCATGAAGACTTTACCCTCTGAATAAGCCCAAACAAAAATATGCTACagtaaattatttacaatatttcactttttttatgaaatcccagTCATTGGAATCactattactgtatatttgttgGGTTTGATGGGTTTTGAGAAAAATATAcccttttaatttaagtgaacttaaaaacaatcttcacataaactatgAATTGTATATGCATAAACTATAAACTGAATACATGTTTTCTTTACACTCATTTAAGACTGCGTTTACAAGGTCAATATACACAATATTCCAAAGTTTTATATCATCAGTAAAGATCCTGCTAACATGTGAtgtatcgcccagccctatttcacacagaacattaaaaaaataaaaagagttccTTATTGGCATCAATGCCTCCCTGAAAAACCTTCAAAATCCATTCAACCTTTCCATTCCAGTCCCTAATACTAGAACAATCTGTTCGATAAAATGTTTGCTTAGGGAGCCCAAAATAGTGTTCTACAGCATCCCAGCAAAATCCCCTTTTGGACAATcgctttaaagaaaaacattaaaaaaaattcttcaaaagaacTTATTTGACTATGACTCACACAGTGTGACTGATCCCAGAAcatgtcaaaaacacaaatacaaacaggGCGTCTTACCTGTATTGCTGAGACTAATATTCAGCCAGTTGTGAGTTTCTGTTGGAGTCACCAGTGCAGAAACCAGTCTCTCAGAGACCTTCAGATAAGTGTTTCCATATGACACCAATTTTACTTTTATCTTCAGCACTGACCAACTCTGAAACCTTTACCTGGTGGCATCAACAATCTTCAAAAAGTTTTCTGCCACCTAATCAAATACCAAAAGAGAGAGATGCTGTAGAATGCAAATGATTTCTATGACAAAACAGTAATAAGGTACATTCTCAAAATACAATGACAAACCTGTCCCTTGACTTTATAATCATGGAAAAGTTTCAAATACTAAAGAAAGTCCCTGTAAAaggcatatttataaataaatattaataataataataattacctgaAAATATTGCATGCCTGAAAagcctcttatttatttataattaaataaataataagaatattttataGGGATTGTAACGATTAATTGCGAGTCGGTTGAAAATCAATTCCAATATGGTCAAAATcacgattcatttaggggtaggagtttatatgaatgcttgtctgaggggaacttactgtctttagaaaagtttatatggtatttttttcttttcatcttgcctctgtataaatTCAGCAAAGTGGAGCGCTGCTtggtttacagcagaaaccaagcaAAGGCTTTAAgtaccacctgctggcagagagtgaatctgcgtcaaaccattctgtttttgcttcaaaatttcgaaattatactatctaatttaaaataataataaaaaaacagctcatgtAGCATGTATGCAACATATTTGTTTGGatcataattaaaatgcaatttattttacattgtcatttagcagatgcttttattcaaagcgacttacagatgagcacaacagaagcaatcaaaaccaacaaaagagcaataatatgcaagtgctatattagcatagtattatagttatattttaatttcacaaagaaatgtacagaaTTTTGTCCAatcaataataaaaggacacattttattcataatttgtcttaaatgtcattgttaaaaaaataaataaattgtgaatccAATCGAATCGTGAAAACAAAATCATGactcgaatcgaatcgtgagttgagtgaatcgttaaaTACCTATTATTTTAGGaagatttacttttttattatttacttatttatcactggttacattaatgtttaaaaccTTGTGTTTTGGAAAAAAGTAGTAAATGTGCATAAGGGATTTTCCACCATGTTGCAGATTTTTTAAGTATGGTTTGTTTCAACTGCATCACTGGTgtttgtgacgagtggggcggggccgagagcgtgggaacagagcgaggccggCGACGCGAGTGATATTGAGCATCACCTGCTCACCTCACCGGTCTACAGTCCCACCTCCGGAAGGATAAATGGAGAGGAATGACAACAGCGCAAGAGGAGAGAGGACCAGGTCTGGactatttacagtatgtttttgtttgattatgtTTTATGCAAGAAGGTGTTTATTTCATAtgattaaattcacattaaatgttCGCTGGTTCCCGCCGCCTCCTTCCCTGATTTATGAActtttcaatttgaattttttaagAACTACCCCTTATATTGGTCAAGGGCAGGAAATAGTACTTACTTCCGTAGACATCAGACCTGCCATATTTGTGATCCGGTCAACAAAATTCACAATGTCTTCTGCAGTGAGCTGcaccagaggaaaaaataaataaatataaccagGTTGAAAGAGAAatcattactttttaataatgattttataacatttatagaGAAACAATCATCTTGTAGAAACTCATTCCCACATTCCCACTTGTGCTGTTTAAAGTATTCATCATATCTGGAAGGAAAGAATTGGGATAAATCATGAATAAAAACGCCATATGACACACAAGGGCAGCATTTGAGGACTGTACTGTACACACCATTCAGGCAGAGGCAAGTATCTGCAGTGCAACTACAGAAATTTGGAGGAGCTTCATAGTTGCAGCTGCTGCTGCAGTTGTAAGATGCGATCATGCAGGAGCATCCGGGACTCTGGAGGGATGCAGGAATAGGCCTTGCAAGAGTGTTCACGACAGTCCACGTGACTGGAGGAATTTGTGCAGTAGCTTGCGTTCGCCAGAGGAGAACAGTACCGGTGTCCTTGGGATTTGTCGATGGCTACATTACTTATGAtaatcagcagcagcagcgctaGAGATAAAT
Proteins encoded:
- the LOC109083217 gene encoding adhesion G protein-coupled receptor E3-like produces the protein MIIKSRDRFQSWSVLKIKVKLVSYGNTYLKVSERLVSALVTPTETHNWLNISLSNTEGKVFMVGPQVTLENIPRLDTTNSSVDIDLIGIAKNNNERSAAVAFMSYNTMENLLKPDFFNASNDMIKTMMSTVISATLPKTTNTKLTKPVNFTLKHIREFDPSGSLSCVYWNISEWIVDGCSVLKTNSSYTVCSCDHLSTFAIIMQTSRRESESDSLMELLNLVCVIVGLVFFSLALLTFALCQWSPGVNNVARINICISLLLAHLLFLLTQRFLSLIRPLQVLCAVISGLLHFLFLSGFVWMFIEAVLLFICVKNLSQISSKKREVLSSGFLCVIGYLVALVVVCVSVGLVPEGYGSEDCWLKQDKGFIWSFLGPVCVILALNTILFIKIVITLNSTLKKLNAEVFTDETTKIMVFKTLAHCVVLGCSWILGFFTNGSKVLEILFLILNSQQGTFIFLIYCIFKNNFRQSNHLYSMNKPINLQ